Proteins from a single region of Corynebacterium casei LMG S-19264:
- a CDS encoding alanine/glycine:cation symporter family protein has protein sequence MSSSLTTHFLAQDAGGGIDGAIQSVFGPFVEFLETAVFFSIPVLGADLPLVVVWLVAGGVFCNVYFRVRPLKDAKQAFRVVRGLMAKKSDPGQVTSFQAFATELAGTVGLGNIAGVAVAITMGGPGASFWIAAAGVLGMAVKLAEATLGQMFRRVNDDGTVAAGPMYFLEYGLKSIGKPKLGIGLGYFYAIGMALAVMGAGNIFQANQVAMHLTDITGGEDSFLYGNGWIIGVAIAIPAAVVLIGGINSIANATSRLVPVMSVVYAVAVFIVLGFNFSEIPNAFVQIFQGAFTPEGISGGVLGVAIIGIQRALFSNVAGVGTAALAHGVTKNRRPAEEGLVAAWEPFLDSVIVCTLTAVAIIVTGEHLNTGADGITLATNAFATVSYGFTFVLTVCIVLFAFSTVLSYCYYGQLNFGYIFNDNKRAKQIYSVIYIIMIVVGASVSLDTVVRFSDATFFLVAIPNLLGIYLLAKPLRKEISSYRKATAGGEIEPVPERDRVNLLDNGSPTKNID, from the coding sequence TTCTCGGCGCGGATCTCCCTCTCGTGGTGGTCTGGCTGGTTGCAGGCGGTGTATTCTGCAACGTCTACTTTCGCGTACGTCCGCTAAAAGACGCCAAGCAAGCTTTCCGCGTTGTCCGCGGCTTGATGGCCAAGAAATCAGACCCAGGCCAGGTGACCAGTTTCCAAGCCTTTGCCACAGAGCTCGCCGGCACCGTCGGACTCGGCAACATCGCTGGTGTTGCCGTCGCCATCACCATGGGCGGCCCCGGCGCATCCTTCTGGATTGCAGCCGCTGGTGTGCTCGGTATGGCGGTTAAGCTCGCTGAGGCCACCTTGGGCCAGATGTTCCGCCGCGTCAACGATGACGGCACAGTCGCCGCTGGTCCGATGTACTTTTTGGAGTACGGTCTAAAATCCATCGGCAAGCCAAAGCTCGGTATCGGCCTGGGCTATTTCTACGCCATCGGCATGGCGCTGGCCGTAATGGGTGCCGGCAACATTTTCCAGGCCAACCAGGTTGCCATGCACCTGACTGACATCACCGGTGGTGAGGACAGCTTCCTCTACGGCAACGGCTGGATTATTGGCGTTGCCATTGCCATCCCGGCGGCAGTTGTACTGATTGGTGGAATTAACTCCATCGCCAATGCAACCAGCCGCCTGGTCCCAGTGATGTCTGTAGTTTATGCCGTCGCTGTGTTTATTGTTCTGGGCTTTAACTTCTCTGAAATCCCGAACGCATTCGTGCAGATTTTCCAGGGCGCATTCACCCCTGAAGGTATCTCCGGCGGCGTGCTGGGCGTGGCGATTATTGGTATTCAGCGTGCACTGTTCTCCAACGTGGCTGGTGTTGGTACCGCGGCTCTTGCCCACGGCGTGACCAAGAACCGTCGCCCCGCTGAGGAAGGTCTGGTTGCCGCATGGGAGCCATTCCTGGACTCCGTCATTGTGTGTACCCTGACCGCTGTTGCCATCATTGTTACTGGTGAGCACCTCAACACCGGCGCTGACGGCATTACCCTGGCTACTAACGCTTTTGCCACCGTCTCCTACGGTTTCACCTTCGTGCTGACCGTCTGCATCGTCTTGTTTGCATTCTCCACCGTGCTGTCCTACTGCTACTACGGCCAGCTCAACTTCGGCTACATCTTCAATGACAACAAGCGCGCAAAGCAGATCTACAGCGTCATCTACATCATCATGATTGTTGTTGGCGCATCCGTTTCCCTGGACACCGTTGTCCGCTTCTCCGACGCCACCTTCTTCCTGGTTGCTATCCCTAACCTGCTGGGCATCTACCTGCTGGCCAAGCCTTTGCGCAAGGAGATCTCTTCATACCGCAAGGCTACGGCCGGTGGTGAAATTGAACCGGTTCCAGAAAGAGACCGCGTGAACTTGCTGGATAACGGTTCCCCTACCAAGAACATTGACTAG